In the Uranotaenia lowii strain MFRU-FL chromosome 1, ASM2978415v1, whole genome shotgun sequence genome, AGACTCAAAGAATGACACTTGAGTGGGGTCAGGCCGAGTACAAGAGAAGCGACTTCAGATAGTAACGCGTTCCAATGTGTTAGACTGGCCTTTAGGGTGGTTAAAAAGAGAGGTCGGACCTTGAATCATTACGAGTAAAGCTGGGATCATGCGTGCTTGAGGTCTGCTTGATCCACTAATTGAGACGCGTTATGATCTGAAGTCACGTACCTTGGACTCATCACTTCTGGTCTGGAATCTGGTAACCCAATTCCCAGTTTCATTTCCCTTGTTTTACAGCAGTAGTCTCTTGACCTAAAACTTTAAGCTGGGAATGCAGACCTCAACAACAACTCTCAAAGGCCGATATTGGAATGGGACCATAGGGAGCTGGGTTGAAAACCACGTTTCCTGAAGAGTCTGTGATGCTTAGGAACTTCGGACTAGAGTCAGGAAATCGGGTACAAACAACTTAGGGTCGAAGGTCTAGATTATAGGAACTAAGTACCTAGAGAAGAGTCCTGATTCTATATCCTGTGGAGAAAGGAACTCTACTATGGAAGGTAGTTCCATAAATCAGACCTAACTAGCCTCGGAAACGATGGCCAGCTATGTTCCTACATCTGCATCTCAATTTCGTATACAcgagtttttagtttttacgtCGAAATTACACGGGAGGTCTATTTGCACATTCAGTAATACCTCTCCTCATTACGACTTAACGCCTGCCTAGACTCTCTACTAGCGACTCAAGAACCGACATCTcttcgcaatgactcgaggttCCCTcacaaacctctacacttggcAGGCCTGATCTCTTctctagcgactcgagatccgacctctTATCGTGAAGATTCGGAGTTAACCATACAAACCTCTCCTGCTAAGGACTCAAGGTCTGGagtctcctctaacgactcgagaacTGGCCTCttctcgtaatgactcgaggtaaaCACGTATTATCCCTCTTCTTATTGATTAAaggcctgaactctcctcttgcgactcgagaTTCGACCCCTTACCGTGAAGACTCGGAGTTAACCATACAAACCTCTCCTACTAAGTACTCAAGGTCTGGAGTCTCCACTAACGACTCGAGATTTGGCcactcctcgtaatgactcgagatAAACACGAATCATCCCACCTCTTGTTGACTGAATACCTGATCTTTCATCTTGCAACTCGAGATCCGACGTCTAATCGTGAAGTCTCGAGGTTAGCCATACAAACCTCTTCTCCTGAGGACTTAAGGTCTggcctctcctctaacgactcgagatctggcTTCTTCTAGTTATGACTCGAGGTAAACACGTATTATCCTCCTCTTGTCGACtagaggcctgatctctcctttTGCAACTTGAGATCCGACCTCTCATCGTGAAGACTCGGAGTTAATCAtacaaacctctcctcctgaGGACTCAAGGTCTGGACtgtcctctaacgactcgagatcggGCCTCTCcccgtaatgactcgaggtaaaCACGTATTATCCCTCCTCTTGTTAACTGAAGGCCTGATCTCTCATCTTGCATTTCGAGATCCGACCTCTTTATCGTTAGGACTTGGAGTTAATCATACAAATCTCTCCTCCTGAGGACTCAAGGTCTTGagtctcctctgacgactcgacATCTGGCcactcctcgtaatgactcgagttAAACACGTATTCCCGCCTCTTGTTGACTGAAGACCTGATCTCTCATCTTGCaactcgagatccgacctctTATCGTGAAGACTCGGAGTTAACCACACAAACCTGTCCTCCTGAGGACTCAAAGTCTGGCCTTACTTCTAACGACCCCAGGATTCAATGTTCGCCACCGTTTGTCCGTCGTGTGCCGGTCGAGAGCAGCTTaacctagactcgcgcctgccACAGCACCCACACGGGgcttaacgcaactactcgggCGATTCCCGATGAATACGACCCCTACACCGACTCAAATGACTCGCCCCGCGTCGAGAACCACTCTACCAGTAACTATTCCCCTTTCCCAACAATAACCCCTACGAAGAAGGTATATCCCAACAGCTTCGACCGTTGAGAACCGCATGCTTCGGATACTCCGCGAAGGTGGAACATTctacggcatccgctacgcagaagttGTATCCcaatctttgtagcttcaaaccgtgggatcggacgcactctaTCGATAGTCCTCCATCGTTTGGGTTAGTCTACtacgaccgttgtccggtcttctaaTATCCTTTTTTGGCTAACAACCCTAAGATTTCTGGCCccgcggttttttttcttcccgtTGTGTgccctggactcgcgcctgtcacggcacacgttcgggactttgaacgctaAGACTCGGTCGTTTCCGGACTGTGATGACATCCTACagcgactcgagaggctcgcccagCATCGAGAACCTCTCTACCCGTGAGTATCTACCGACAGTGGTTGACTCCCTGATTGAGTAATTTTCTGTAGATTCACTGGACTTACTCCTGTGACCTCAAACGGAAAGAGATTTGAAGCTGTTTGAACCAGAGTAAGTATACTTAGCCCGGTTAGTAGCGTCGAAAATCTGATCTGATCAATTTTctcgtatgtttggataacgtgccgctttgGGCCTATCCCTTTTCTAATGTTAAGTCTACAGGAAGCGTTTTAGTTCTTTGAACTATACCTCGAAAATCTCGCAAGTGTATCAGGGTACCAAATTACAGTCGCGAAATTGAAACTTGACTTGGTAAATTATTCTAAACACAAAATGGCAAGGAAGTGGAAATGGCTTAAAGTCTCCCTGCCTCTAAGCTTTAGTAGAAGTTGTTCTTTCTTCAACGACGTAGGAGATTACGGATGAGTTCACTAGCCTTAACAGCTTTATCTGGAAACGACCCAAACCACTATGAGGTCAGAACTCCAGACTGGAGATAAGACTAAGAAATGCTGACCGCGAAGTAAGGATGGTTAGAATGCGAGACTTGATCTGCGGACTGCAAACTAAgctatattcaaaattcagaatagtAGGACCAGGGGGTCTAGAGACTAGAAACTAAGGCCTATTTCTAGggaaaacggatttttttttattttatttcttattttacaagatggaaatttgccTTCAAACCACAACAGCCGGgtgtgtttgctgccgtgagagggttcgtcccactaaaaccaccttggacTTTGTGTGCCTTGGTTTCACCTTCACCTTCAccaggggtaggctgtgctcatcaTCCACCGTTTTTCCCTTTTCCTTCTCAAGTTCCTCTTGCTgtaggaaagatcgtagctgagtacgtgagacttTATAGGTCTCACCACACGtgtgagtccagattagggttataccaaGCCCCCAAATCGCGTTGCTTTAGATTAGTGGAGTCGTACGAGACCCAAGACCTTCCTAGAGCTTGTTAAGTTATGTAGGTTGAATTTCTCTTTCTCTCCGTTCATCCTCTTTCCTGATCGGTATCAGATCGCACATGACCTGCGAGCCTTGAAAATACAAATACGCCCTAtacatttcattcaaaacattCTCAGCGTTCAAGGTTAGAAGTTTCATACGTCTTAACAGACCTCCATATCCACGCACTCCGAGCAATACGGCTAACTGATGAGTATAAACCGATGAAGATATTGCCGGAAGCAACCATGGctcgaaaggaactgcgtcaggtaaaAGTTGATCTCTTCATACTTACGTTTGACGCTGCTTGTTGAGCCTTGAGAACTCCTCTAACTGCTCTAGCTACGTAACACTCTTTATCCTttgccagagttatgtcgatgggaaccaTACCCGCGATGTCTAAAGCTGCATCTGTTGAGATGATCCTGTATGCACAGGAAAttcgcatggctatcagccgatgcGTGCTctgtaatttggatctgttgcgctctacttCTAtggcggagctccaggccgctcctccgtatcgacGTCTCTtactactctttggaccatgacAGTTCgacataatccaggccaatgagtCGATGACTTTCGACGCACTATCataacagtatttgacatgtgcACCGAAGCTTGAGCAATTGTCGACCGTTACTCCGAGATATTTCAGCAGCTGCTTCGGAGATGTGCTGTGTCCTCCAACAGTAATATCCATTTGCGGCACAGCCCTTTCTACAGagaccgttgcaaggtcttcgacctcctcgattgtttcgcagGTGACCATTGGCACGGAAACGATATtccaaatccgactatctgcgcACCTGCTGGTAGTTCCAACATGAACATCTCATTATATAGGCATTTCAGAGCACAGGTCCTAGTaaggaaccctgtggaacatcCGCTGTTGAGGCAGTAGATTATTCTGAAAGTCCACTGTTATCCTCTCTAGCAGTTTACCGAGGGTATCCAGTAGGCAAATGGGTCTGTACGATGATGGATGTCGTGGGGGTTTTCCAGGTTTCGGTAGCTTCGCAGATTTCCTCAGGTTAGGGAAATACCCTTCGTCGAAGACGCTTTTGTAACACCACTCTGGAAGAATCCGGAATGGTCAGGGGCCTTGTTCACTGCAAGTGGGCTAGTGGGCACTGTCGTACAGGACTAGTGGCCACTgtgctgcgggaaaagatgcGCAACGATCTCCTTCAatttttccggacactttttGGTCGACGACCTCGAGCCACTTCGAATCTCGCTAGTCCAACTCCATAGGCTTGGACCCATGGGTTGTCATCTAAGCTCTGTTGTAGTGTTTTGTAACAGCTCTCTTTGCTTGTCCTAATAGCCCGCTTGTGTTGAACCCTGGACGGCACCTCGTGTCTCTATCGGCATCGATTCTCAATCGTTGAGTTCGCCGCCTGGCTTTTAGGCAGCTTGCACGCAGTTCGGCTATTTCTGGTGTCCACCACTTGGGTATACTTTTGGGATCAACTATCATTTTTGTAAGCTGATCAACATTTTGCACATGTGATGCTTCCTGATGTTTATAGTATCGATGCAGACTTCCTGATCGAAAGCTTATGAGTTCCATTTTCGCTCTCTCCGAAAATGGTGTTAAACCCGGGTCCTAGGACAAGGGATTAGATACTAGGGACTGGTGACATGGGGCTAAGGACTTCAAATTAGGTACTAGAGACTAGATGTGCGATAATATTGTTTTAAGGCTAGGGATTTATGATCTGGGGCTAGAGACTAAGGACTTGTGAATAGAGATTCAAAAATTTAGTGGTATAGACTAGGAACTATAGGACTGTAACAAGGAATTTGAGGCTTGGGATTTAGGACAGCATATTAAAGACTAGGGAAAAGAGAATAGGTAACAATAACGAGAGACTAATAACTGGAGTCTTGAGTATTGATGATTTAAGGGGCTGGATTACGATTAGGGAGGATTAGGGTCTATGGGCCAGCAGCTGAAGCTTAGGCATTaggttccaaaaatttcagaatgATAACTACAATtctagaaaaaagttgaattctgATTAGTAAGTACTTAGATAGGGATTTTTCTATTCTGAACCACCTTACTGCAGCCCAACTGAGCTCGGCTGAACAAAGATAATGCCCGATCGGCATACCTCTTTTTGCGCGTCCCCGGAGGGAATTTCGCAACCTCGCTTGGATCAGGTGAAAACTAACTAGTAAACACCACCGCCAAAGTACAGATCAAACGTAAAGGTTCAGTACGACAAGCCATTCATTCGGATGGTGGTAATAATAGTTATCGATGGAGCGACCGTTAAACTGAAGAGCAAAAAAACAAACCTCAACTTTGGTAGGTACGGTATAAAAATAGGTGAAATCTGGTGTCTCTCCCGCAAAATTACGAAATTGGAAACTGTATCAAAAATGAGACCAGCAACCACACCAAACTAAAGCATGACTGCGAAATCGGTTTTGATTAGGGCCTCTGGAGGAGGAGAACCGGTGAATGAGAAAAGGTGCCGGCTTCAGCAGCAATCCGAATGGTGTTAATGATAAATAAGTTGTTTGAGAAATTCGTGACGTTGACGTTCCTCCCCTTTGGATGACTTACCCTTTTTCCCTTAGTTTTGCACCATTATAAAACAGATATTTGAGGTATTGtctttttttcccattttcttCAGATAGTTATTGCTAAAATTCCCCCAGTTTGACCATTTGGTTTTATGCTGACTGCGGCCGTTGCATAATTTATGCTCTCTAGAGACAGAGAGAGAGCATGGTGCAATTtcttttcatggttttttcgtCGTTCAATGACTTTCGCCTCGTTGACTACCCTTCGGCCTCCCACAACTGAAACAGATTAAACTGCCTCTATCAGTATGAAACAGACATTCCCAAGTCTCTCCATGTCGAAGCTGACAAATATGCGGCACTGCAATTCCCCGCATAAGggacaaaagaaagaaaattggaACAAGATTACAGCAGCCAAACCAGCTGACTTGGGGGAGTGAACATTAAAGCTCAATTACTTTACTATGTGGAtgttgctgttgatgttgcTTTCGAACCATGGCAATTGTGAATTGAAATAAaccttttgaagaaaatagatGGTGTTTGCCTGCACTTATGCAATATATGCTTTGTCATTCAAAGTGGCAACAATAACAACTGTTCGCTATGGAGGAGTAGAAAAAAAGTACCACCATAATACTTATGTCATGTAACTGTGCTCTGTGTGAGCTACAATTGGAAAACTATATTGAACCCGCGCGTGAAGTCATGTGAAAATGAGTCTAGGGATTACGACTGGTGAGTGTGAAAGTTGAATTGGTACGAGAAttgttgtgaaaatttttcaggGTTGGCTTATAAGCCAGACGACCGGGGATCGAATCCAACCGCTGGCAATCTAGGTTCAGGAAATTTTGTTAATCCACGGACGTAAAAATTAAAcgtatttttgtcacatttctGTTCATTTCTTCAAGTCTCGATTCAGCtaacattttaattaaaaaaaacgagcatCTGATGAAGTTTACAACATCTCTAATTCTTGACCAGTGTTCAATAATTCtagttaaaagaaaaatgttcaGTATCAATCTTAGTGTTGGAGATGTGAAGTTCGTCGAGAAAGTTCTCTACGATATTTCAGTCCttacatattgaaaaaatagacaGAATTTATTGGAACTGGAACACTTCAGGGCACTGGAAAGTGTACAATGAGCTCTGAAATCCCTATTTTAAAAGGAATTCTGAACCTTTCCCTCAATGGAATTTGAATCCCGATTATTTTACCACCtctgagaaaataaaaatcagtcatGATGAAATGAATCAACTTTAGAATTCAATTTGTTTATGTATGGGAAAAACGATCCATGAAGAATTCTCCCGGTTTTGGTTCGAAATTCCAGGTTTTTCCggttcaatttgcaatttccgGTTTTCCCAGTTTGCTGGCTTCCTTGCTTAATTTTTattggcgtttttttttatttttttcattcttttggataaccaaaaaatattttatccatttttcattttctttttaatccaattttttccgtatattttttcaataaatcaatatttcttttatttcttttcacCTAATTGTCAATACATCATaaacttttttccaatttttcaattttcatatgcTTAATTCATGTACATATTATTGTTTGATTTCATTAATTAATTGATAtatctttattattttaaattcttcttaattttgttCTCTAttaattgttttccttttttcatgttctccttcttttaatttttgcctttttttatttattattctctttttatttttaatttatatttttctcgttttttatttattcccctttttaatgttttctcgtttttacaatttttttcccttttattttttccttttttaattttttccttttttcccttttttctctatttttctcatatttttaaattttttctctttttttaatttttttttttggattttttctcttttattacttttttttctcgctttttattatttttctcttttttattttttttctcttttctttatttttctctcattttttaaaatttttttttctcaatttttaaatttttttctctttttctatttttttatttttttcttttttttctttttttttttatttttttctctttctttattttttctttttttttatttttttctcttttttttatttattctctctattttttttctctcttttcttttatattttttctcttttttttatttttttttatttttatgtttttttctatttttttttcttttttttcttattttattttcttttcttcttttttaatttttttctctttttttaatttttttctctttgttaatttttttccctatttttaattttttcctctttttttaatttttttctctttttttaatttttttctctttttttaatttttttctctttttttaattttttcctctttttttaattttttactctttttttaatttttttctcttttttaaatttttttctctttttatattttttcagttttactttttttttgtttcctctttaaaaaaaatctattttttatttttttttcacttttttatgtgttttctcttttttattttggcaacatccgattttgcaCATGTTTTCTTTATAACAGGATCAATATAATTAAGACAAACatcaaaaatacgtttttacgttcagaaatggtgatggagtacaacaacaaaaacaaaagtttttttttaattattaagtactcaaaaattacaaaaagatgaaaaattaaaaaaaaaaatcaaaaacaaatacagacaaatgactaaaaatgacaaaatcaacttaaaaatgatgaagaatgataaaaactgcagaaatgacaacaaaaaccaaagattataaacaaaacaaaaaaagtacaaaatgcatcaaaaacatgagaaaaaaattattaaaaattctaaaaatggtaagaaattgatttaaaataatgttaatgataataaaagaGTTATTTTGTGAATATAAGAGAACAAAATTTCAgagaaaaaaccgttcgattttggcaacacaaaatgttcgggcttgttgccaaaaacgaacggggtctgtatatatatatatttttatttttcctcttttttaatttttttctcttttaagttttttctttttttcttttttcattttttgctcttttttatttttttttctttttttttgttttttattttttttcaattttcttttttattctttatttctttttactctcgttatttattttcattctttgtatttatttctattctctttttttctttttgttttctttttaattattttttcataattatttgtttttatttgttttttctctttttaatttttttctaattttaattttatttctctttttaatttttctctcttttcaatgttttctccttttttttctctctttcttattttttcctctttcttatttttttttcatgtgtatttttttctctttttctctttcaattttttttctctttttctctttttatttgtttttctctttctttcttttatatttttttctcttttttatttttttctctttttcgttttttaaatttcttttttactattttcctctgttccgtttatttttttttctcatttccttttttaattttttctgttttacaatttttaatcttattcatttttttctcttattttttttaaattttttttctcttttcaattttttctctttttttaatattgtcttttaatttgtctattttgttgtttatttttttattttttttttctcttttccgtttttatatatatttttttttgtttttcctttttttatttatatttacatttaaaaaaaaattgttcttaactttttttctgtttgcttgtttttttcgtttccttatTTTTCTCTTTAGTTCTTTTTTATTCCTTTCATTTTTCCTTCTTACTTGTTTTGTTCTgcagtttattgtttattttaaatttttccagtttgttttttttttaattttttttttcaagtttattctttttccatcagttcgattttcatttcattttaagttcatttttcctttatttgtttttttcagtttattttctgtattttttctgTGAACCTAagtatatttttgatttaagtTTCTATAGTTCTTTCCTtgtgatttaatttaattttatgcttttaattcaaatatttttattattttccatttccaattttttaatttttttttgcattttaaattttttttatttttaattttttttttaattttttattttttttttcattttttattttttttttaatatttttttcttttttttttaattttaattttttttttaattttttttcattgtttttttttcatttttttttattgttttttttgtatttattatttacctttattatttttttatatttttcaaacactagttttttgcaaatttttgcattaaaaactatATTTACACATAAGTTATTCATACTTGTgcattcaaaacaataatttttttaactgaagaGAATATCCAAATTAACTTGTGCAAGttttaatatgttcat is a window encoding:
- the LOC129758596 gene encoding uncharacterized protein LOC129758596; this translates as MVTCETIEEVEDLATVSVERAVPQMDITVGGHSTSPKQLLKYLGVTVDNCSSFGAHVKYCYDSASKVIDSLAWIMSNCHGPKSSKRRRYGGAAWSSAIEVERNRSKLQSTHRLIAMRISCAYRIISTDAALDIAGMVPIDITLAKDKECYVARAVRGVLKAQQAASNQEELEKEKGKTVDDEHSLPLVKVKVKPRHTKSKVVLVGRTLSRQQTHPAVVV